A region of Streptomyces sp. NBC_01264 DNA encodes the following proteins:
- a CDS encoding DUF4440 domain-containing protein, with translation MRLFLGAFTNADGARPDLGAVREVFIPQGIIIKNVGAEPVIYDLDGFIEPREKILTDGTLTEFREWEVAERTEIFGSIAHRFSEYRKSGYLDGAWFEGTGHKTTQYVRTPDGWRMSAMAWDDVAP, from the coding sequence ATGCGGCTGTTCCTAGGCGCCTTCACCAACGCCGACGGCGCGCGGCCGGATCTGGGCGCCGTCCGTGAGGTGTTCATCCCCCAGGGGATCATCATAAAGAACGTCGGGGCCGAGCCCGTGATCTACGACCTCGACGGTTTCATCGAGCCGCGGGAGAAGATCCTCACCGACGGGACGCTGACGGAGTTCCGGGAGTGGGAGGTCGCCGAGCGGACCGAGATCTTCGGTTCGATCGCGCACCGGTTCAGCGAGTACCGCAAGTCCGGATACCTCGACGGAGCGTGGTTCGAGGGCACCGGCCACAAGACCACGCAGTACGTCCGGACCCCCGACGGCTGGCGGATGAGCGCGATGGCCTGGGACGACGTCGCCCCGTAG
- a CDS encoding MepB family protein: protein MIRHPTGPVEWQDAAQVHGDLRAAKELVYDPCGFACSRPVPEAEGAEYAAHAFTLDGLAVQFRVARTTPTRTGQFVTVWKRSPDGPIQPFDVADAVDLFVVSSRGRGHGEFGQFVLPKDVLRRYGVLSVNGSGGKRAFRVHPPWVSTASRSAAAAQAWQLDHFLHLPGDPPVDPVRARALHGPGVAGHCPGGGGG from the coding sequence ATGATCAGACACCCCACCGGCCCGGTTGAGTGGCAGGACGCGGCCCAGGTCCACGGAGACCTCCGCGCGGCGAAGGAGCTCGTCTACGACCCCTGCGGGTTCGCCTGCTCGCGGCCGGTTCCCGAGGCCGAGGGCGCCGAGTACGCCGCCCACGCCTTCACGCTCGACGGACTCGCCGTCCAGTTCCGCGTGGCCAGGACGACACCCACCAGGACGGGGCAGTTCGTCACCGTGTGGAAGAGGTCCCCGGACGGGCCCATCCAGCCCTTCGACGTGGCCGACGCCGTCGACCTCTTCGTCGTCAGCTCCCGCGGCCGCGGCCACGGGGAGTTCGGGCAGTTCGTCCTGCCCAAGGACGTGCTCCGCCGGTACGGGGTCCTCTCGGTGAACGGCTCCGGCGGCAAGCGGGCCTTCCGCGTCCACCCGCCCTGGGTGAGCACCGCCAGCCGGTCGGCCGCCGCCGCGCAGGCCTGGCAGCTCGACCACTTCCTGCACCTTCCGGGGGACCCGCCCGTCGATCCGGTCCGCGCCCGCGCCCTCCACGGACCGGGGGTCGCCGGGCATTGCCCGGGTGGCGGGGGTGGGTGA
- a CDS encoding NAD(P)/FAD-dependent oxidoreductase, with protein sequence MSMRDGPVPEVVVVGAGAAGLACATDLVAAGLRVRLLEASDAVGGRMRTDRIHGFTLDRGFQVLNTAYPQVKRRLDLRSLRLRPFTPGVLLHTPEGRLRFTDPTRRLQDSGDLLPGRLASGRDLAALSVLSARDVLTPPARLRARPDTTTLTALSAAGLSPRFVETFFRPFLSGVFLEDQLETSARFFHFVWRTLLRGTVCLPAGGIGAVPAQLAARLPDGVLHTDTPVTALTAEGVSLAGSGELPARAVVVATGHAVAARLLPGLPVPRGRTVTTLYHAAERSPLTEPTLLIDTERRFLNTCVLTEVHAGYSQDGRALVSTSVLGTPGPADELAIRAALSEVYATDTETWEPVHRTTVHDALPAMPAPLPLSRTTRFAPHRYVCGDHRATGSLQGALASGTRAAREVLADLRG encoded by the coding sequence ATGTCGATGAGGGACGGACCGGTCCCGGAAGTGGTCGTCGTCGGAGCGGGGGCCGCGGGGCTGGCATGTGCGACGGACCTCGTCGCCGCGGGGCTGCGGGTCCGCCTGCTCGAGGCTTCCGACGCCGTAGGTGGCCGGATGCGCACCGACCGGATCCATGGATTCACCCTTGATCGGGGATTCCAGGTCCTCAACACCGCCTATCCGCAGGTCAAGCGTCGCCTCGACCTGCGTTCCCTGCGCCTGCGGCCGTTCACTCCCGGGGTCCTGCTGCACACCCCCGAAGGGCGGCTGCGGTTCACCGACCCCACCCGCCGTCTCCAGGACAGCGGTGACCTCCTCCCGGGCCGGCTCGCCTCGGGCCGGGACCTCGCCGCCCTCTCCGTGCTGTCCGCCCGCGACGTGCTCACACCCCCGGCGCGCCTGCGTGCCCGTCCCGACACCACTACGCTCACCGCGCTGTCCGCTGCCGGGCTCTCGCCCCGCTTCGTGGAGACGTTCTTCAGGCCCTTCCTGTCCGGCGTCTTCCTCGAGGACCAGCTCGAGACCTCGGCCAGGTTCTTCCACTTCGTCTGGCGGACGCTCCTGCGTGGCACCGTGTGTTTGCCGGCCGGCGGAATCGGCGCCGTACCGGCCCAGCTGGCCGCACGCCTCCCCGACGGCGTACTGCACACCGACACCCCGGTCACCGCGCTCACCGCAGAAGGCGTGTCGCTGGCCGGCTCCGGCGAGCTGCCCGCACGCGCGGTCGTCGTCGCCACGGGACACGCTGTTGCCGCCCGGCTCCTTCCCGGGCTGCCCGTACCCCGCGGCCGGACGGTCACGACCCTTTATCACGCCGCTGAGCGCTCGCCGTTGACGGAGCCCACCCTGCTCATCGACACCGAGCGCCGCTTCCTGAACACCTGCGTCCTCACCGAGGTTCATGCCGGCTATTCCCAGGACGGTCGGGCTCTGGTGTCGACATCGGTTCTCGGAACGCCCGGACCCGCGGACGAACTGGCCATCCGCGCGGCCCTGTCCGAGGTGTACGCCACGGACACCGAGACGTGGGAACCCGTCCACCGTACGACCGTCCACGACGCCCTCCCGGCGATGCCCGCGCCGCTGCCGCTCTCCCGGACCACCCGCTTCGCCCCGCACCGGTACGTGTGCGGCGACCACCGGGCGACCGGCTCCCTCCAAGGCGCTCTGGCCTCCGGCACACGCGCCGCCCGAGAGGTCCTGGCCGACCTGCGCGGGTAA
- a CDS encoding cryptochrome/photolyase family protein: protein MSSVHWLFGDQLGPHFTATAGGGTPRNVQWLLIESLAVLRRRRFHRAKAHLVLSAMRHRAADLGERAQYVTAETYREGLLRTVGDAPVSVHHPTSRAALALVTSLPQVTVHPARGFLVGHREFADWAARQQGRRLLQENLYQHTRRTHDILMEGDGPAGGRWNLDHDNREPPPRGRTTLGAPPAYRPREDEIDEGVRHDLDRWEREKGITFVGRDGPRLFPASRREALAALDHFISHRLADFGAHEDAMLAADPVMSHSLLSSSLNLGLLDPWECVSRAEQAYRAGLVPLNSAEGFIRQVCGWREYVWNLYWHLGEDYRNRNELRHTTPVPTWFAELDADAVGARCLSTVLAQVRDTGWTHHIPRLMVLGSHALQRGWDPAQVTDWFHRSFVDGYDWVMLPNVVGMSQYADGGLMTTKPYTSGGAYIHRMSDLCEGCRYRPTDRSGERACPYTVGYWSFLDRHRARLEGNPRMARAVKGLDRLGDVEQVTRAHRAAGDTPP, encoded by the coding sequence ATGAGTTCAGTGCATTGGCTGTTCGGGGATCAGCTCGGCCCGCACTTCACCGCGACCGCCGGGGGCGGGACGCCGAGGAACGTCCAGTGGCTGCTGATCGAGTCTCTCGCCGTTCTGCGGCGGCGCCGGTTCCACCGGGCCAAGGCCCATCTGGTGCTCAGCGCCATGCGCCACCGGGCGGCAGATCTGGGTGAGCGAGCCCAGTACGTCACGGCGGAGACCTACCGGGAAGGGCTGTTGCGGACCGTCGGTGACGCACCCGTCTCCGTCCACCACCCCACGTCCCGTGCCGCCCTCGCGCTGGTGACGTCGCTGCCGCAGGTCACCGTGCACCCGGCCCGCGGCTTCCTGGTCGGACACCGGGAGTTCGCCGACTGGGCCGCGCGCCAGCAGGGCCGGCGGCTTCTGCAGGAGAACCTGTACCAGCACACCCGGCGCACCCACGACATCCTGATGGAAGGAGACGGGCCGGCGGGCGGACGGTGGAACCTGGACCACGACAACCGCGAGCCACCGCCCCGCGGCCGCACCACGCTCGGTGCGCCGCCTGCGTACCGGCCCCGTGAGGACGAGATCGACGAAGGGGTCCGGCACGACCTGGACCGCTGGGAACGGGAGAAGGGCATCACCTTCGTGGGGCGCGACGGCCCCCGTCTCTTTCCCGCGAGCCGCCGCGAGGCACTGGCCGCGCTCGACCACTTCATCAGCCACCGGCTCGCCGACTTCGGCGCGCACGAGGACGCCATGCTGGCCGCCGACCCCGTGATGAGCCACAGCCTGCTGTCCTCCTCCCTCAACCTCGGCCTCCTCGACCCGTGGGAGTGCGTGAGCCGGGCCGAGCAGGCCTACCGGGCCGGGCTCGTACCGCTCAACAGCGCCGAAGGCTTCATCCGGCAGGTCTGCGGCTGGCGCGAGTACGTGTGGAACCTCTACTGGCACCTCGGCGAGGACTACCGCAACCGCAACGAGCTGCGCCACACCACACCCGTCCCGACATGGTTCGCCGAACTGGACGCGGACGCCGTGGGGGCCCGCTGCCTTTCCACGGTGCTGGCGCAGGTACGGGACACGGGGTGGACGCACCACATCCCCCGCTTGATGGTCCTCGGCAGCCACGCCCTGCAGCGGGGCTGGGATCCGGCGCAGGTGACGGACTGGTTCCACCGGAGCTTCGTGGACGGCTACGACTGGGTGATGCTGCCCAATGTGGTGGGCATGTCCCAGTACGCGGACGGCGGGCTGATGACCACCAAGCCCTACACCTCGGGCGGCGCCTACATCCACCGGATGAGCGACCTGTGCGAGGGCTGCCGGTACCGCCCCACGGACCGCAGCGGCGAACGGGCCTGTCCCTACACCGTCGGCTACTGGTCCTTCCTCGATCGGCATCGCGCACGGCTGGAGGGCAATCCCCGCATGGCCCGAGCGGTGAAGGGCCTGGACCGGCTCGGCGACGTCGAGCAGGTCACCCGGGCACACCGCGCCGCCGGCGACACACCACCCTGA
- a CDS encoding SRPBCC family protein, whose amino-acid sequence MITVERNVLVGIPLDELVAYLADFGHAQDWDPGTVRCVRIDEGPLRPGATWHNTSRFRGRTTHLVYRLESGESHQLVFTGANKTVEARDVMRFESRSAAVTRLTYTASLRFKGLARLAEPFLRSEFEVLADKVAERLPSAARRHLA is encoded by the coding sequence GTGATCACAGTGGAACGCAACGTCCTCGTCGGCATTCCGCTCGACGAGCTCGTCGCCTACCTGGCGGACTTCGGTCATGCCCAGGACTGGGACCCGGGCACGGTCCGGTGTGTGCGGATCGACGAAGGACCGCTCCGGCCGGGTGCCACCTGGCACAACACCTCCCGCTTTCGCGGGCGCACCACGCATCTGGTGTACCGCCTGGAGTCCGGGGAGTCGCACCAGCTCGTCTTCACCGGTGCGAACAAGACCGTAGAGGCCAGGGACGTCATGCGGTTCGAGTCGCGGTCGGCGGCCGTCACCCGGCTGACCTACACCGCTTCCCTGCGGTTCAAGGGCCTCGCGAGACTCGCCGAACCCTTCCTGCGGTCAGAGTTCGAGGTGCTCGCCGACAAGGTCGCGGAGCGACTGCCGTCCGCGGCCCGACGCCACCTCGCATGA
- a CDS encoding helix-turn-helix domain-containing protein, whose amino-acid sequence MWDLTPQQVAVAFGVRAATVRSWEAGRSEPRGPRREAYRRFLQGLAQRADIRPRTPVLPASRSPEPSGAPSPAPRDAAASAAPEARPVLSGAAARPAPAGAVEIRARGVATAPHAGWAPRVGAVAVALGGWVLMLVLLDTWLPGWAG is encoded by the coding sequence ATGTGGGATCTGACGCCCCAGCAGGTAGCGGTGGCCTTCGGCGTACGGGCGGCCACGGTCCGCTCGTGGGAGGCCGGGCGCAGCGAGCCCAGGGGCCCGCGCCGCGAGGCGTACCGCCGCTTCCTCCAGGGCCTTGCCCAACGCGCCGACATCCGGCCCCGCACCCCGGTTCTGCCGGCCAGTCGCAGCCCGGAGCCCTCTGGTGCTCCTTCGCCCGCTCCCCGGGACGCGGCGGCATCCGCCGCACCTGAAGCCCGGCCCGTGCTGTCGGGCGCGGCGGCACGGCCGGCACCGGCGGGTGCGGTGGAGATCCGTGCGCGAGGGGTGGCCACTGCGCCGCACGCCGGCTGGGCGCCCCGAGTGGGTGCGGTGGCCGTGGCGCTCGGGGGGTGGGTGCTGATGCTGGTGCTCCTGGACACCTGGCTACCGGGCTGGGCCGGCTGA
- a CDS encoding Asp23/Gls24 family envelope stress response protein has protein sequence MTAARHGDRTHTEIGEAVLGVRGVAFLKPALGDLLRAAAVSGAGRRPPLAAPRRAAGIRITPSGKEGGPAVEVHVVLLRGHRALDVTRAIRATVRSVYPSSRTIPVHVTVTGIV, from the coding sequence ATGACCGCGGCCCGGCACGGCGACCGAACCCACACGGAGATCGGCGAGGCAGTCCTGGGCGTGCGGGGTGTCGCCTTCCTCAAGCCCGCCCTGGGCGACCTCCTGCGGGCTGCGGCGGTCTCCGGAGCGGGGCGCCGCCCTCCGCTCGCCGCGCCCCGCCGCGCCGCGGGCATCCGCATCACCCCTTCCGGCAAGGAAGGCGGACCGGCCGTCGAGGTCCACGTCGTCCTGTTGCGCGGGCACCGGGCGCTGGACGTGACCCGGGCGATCCGTGCCACGGTCCGGAGCGTGTACCCCTCCTCGCGGACGATCCCGGTCCACGTCACCGTGACCGGGATCGTCTGA
- a CDS encoding Asp23/Gls24 family envelope stress response protein produces the protein MAVNEPHVPQQGPGAAGDGFLPCGRDLAALWDQQDQIRQGTAPRPADPHTADCGHCGAALEDFARLREAVARDRQDTGADWEAGAARLTASIMDVVRLELRPGHTLALGEADEDAWIHEAVAARAFRTAAERVPGVRAGSCRISPEPSTRPGTRTPARIRIEVTVGMTRDLRAAAEEVRLEIAAASAHELGMPVASVDVTVTDLHHESGDNSGDKEPR, from the coding sequence ATGGCGGTGAACGAACCCCACGTGCCACAGCAGGGACCGGGGGCGGCCGGCGACGGGTTCCTGCCCTGCGGCCGGGACCTCGCGGCCCTGTGGGACCAGCAGGACCAGATCCGGCAGGGGACGGCCCCGCGGCCCGCCGACCCGCACACCGCGGACTGCGGTCACTGCGGCGCCGCGCTGGAGGACTTCGCACGCCTCCGCGAAGCGGTCGCGCGCGACCGGCAGGACACCGGTGCGGACTGGGAAGCCGGCGCGGCCCGGCTCACCGCGAGCATCATGGACGTCGTACGCCTGGAACTGCGCCCCGGCCACACGCTCGCCCTGGGTGAGGCCGACGAGGACGCCTGGATCCACGAAGCCGTCGCCGCCCGTGCCTTCCGGACGGCAGCCGAGCGGGTCCCCGGAGTCCGCGCGGGCAGCTGCCGCATCAGCCCGGAACCCTCCACCCGCCCCGGGACCCGGACGCCGGCGCGGATCCGCATCGAGGTCACGGTCGGCATGACCCGCGACCTGCGAGCGGCGGCGGAAGAAGTCCGGCTGGAGATCGCGGCCGCCTCCGCACACGAGCTCGGAATGCCCGTGGCGTCCGTCGACGTCACCGTCACCGACCTCCACCACGAAAGCGGCGACAACAGCGGCGACAAGGAGCCCCGATGA
- a CDS encoding RNA polymerase sigma factor — protein sequence MAAERDQGPQSPTAAGGPDDRILAVRAGEGDEEAFETLVRGHGPGMLRLATQILGNRAEAEDAVQEAFVSAWRKLPEFRGEAGFGTWLHRIVTNRCLNALRARRPATDIDELPEQAAPEHQSSPERAAESQAAVRALGDAMAVLSPEQRACWVLREIETMPYETIAEVVGISQEAVRARVFRARRCLTEAMVAWR from the coding sequence GTGGCGGCTGAGCGGGACCAAGGACCACAGAGTCCGACGGCGGCGGGAGGACCCGATGACCGAATCCTTGCCGTCCGGGCGGGAGAAGGGGACGAGGAGGCCTTCGAGACCCTGGTCCGCGGACACGGCCCCGGCATGCTCCGGCTGGCGACCCAGATCCTGGGCAACAGGGCCGAAGCCGAGGACGCCGTCCAGGAGGCCTTCGTGAGCGCGTGGCGCAAACTCCCGGAGTTCCGCGGAGAGGCCGGGTTCGGGACCTGGCTGCACAGGATCGTCACCAACCGCTGCCTGAACGCACTGCGCGCCAGGAGGCCCGCCACCGACATCGACGAACTCCCCGAGCAGGCCGCACCCGAACACCAGAGCTCGCCCGAGCGCGCCGCGGAGTCCCAGGCCGCCGTGCGCGCACTGGGCGACGCGATGGCCGTCCTGTCCCCGGAACAGCGCGCCTGCTGGGTCCTGCGGGAGATCGAGACAATGCCGTACGAGACGATCGCGGAGGTGGTCGGCATCAGTCAGGAAGCCGTACGGGCCAGGGTGTTCCGAGCACGGCGCTGTCTGACGGAGGCGATGGTCGCATGGCGGTGA
- a CDS encoding Asp23/Gls24 family envelope stress response protein has product MSTQELTPATAPAARRSTPTTMLSAGQSGVSEPASTRGKTSIADVVVVKIAGIAAREIPGVHDMGGGLSRTLGAVRDRVPVGRPNIGRGIKVEVGERQTAIDVELVVEYGVPIADIARDVRENVIAAVERITGLEVVEVNVAVNDVHLPQDDEPASQADARVE; this is encoded by the coding sequence ATGAGCACCCAGGAACTGACCCCGGCCACCGCCCCGGCCGCCCGTAGGAGCACGCCCACCACGATGCTCAGCGCGGGGCAGAGCGGGGTGTCGGAGCCGGCTTCCACGCGCGGCAAGACGTCCATCGCCGATGTCGTCGTGGTCAAGATCGCGGGCATCGCCGCCCGTGAGATCCCCGGCGTCCACGACATGGGCGGTGGCCTGTCCCGCACCCTGGGCGCCGTACGCGACCGCGTGCCCGTCGGCCGCCCCAACATCGGGCGCGGGATCAAGGTCGAGGTCGGCGAACGCCAGACGGCCATCGACGTCGAACTCGTCGTCGAGTACGGAGTCCCGATCGCCGACATCGCCCGCGACGTGCGCGAGAACGTGATCGCGGCGGTGGAGCGCATCACCGGCCTGGAGGTCGTCGAGGTCAACGTCGCCGTCAACGACGTCCACCTTCCCCAGGACGACGAGCCCGCGAGCCAGGCCGACGCACGCGTGGAGTGA
- a CDS encoding DUF6286 domain-containing Asp23/Gls24 family envelope stress response protein, with the protein MRERGTTTIADRVVRKIAEQAARETVTVFGGRVARGTASVRGRSAQARVDLVLGYGGPAGDAARTVQDHVAERTTRLTGLQVPPPRIRVRKLTTAGRGTMPAAEDTPAVPGPGGTRRRTWSERRLPVAALAALALGGSAGLLRDLAAAHLQGRRPAQWRARAAEWLTHHGPATTPSWAAVALALAGVWMVALALTPGHRGDLAMAGSDEEVRAVISRRSVLRLLRAALAQAPAITGIRLRLSRRRLTVRARFTHGDEASARDAVAEAVAAVVRETGLAAPPRTSVRLRRASSLRMAPAPSKEGEPGGSHA; encoded by the coding sequence GTGAGGGAGCGGGGCACGACCACGATCGCCGACCGGGTGGTGCGCAAGATCGCGGAGCAGGCCGCACGGGAAACGGTCACCGTCTTCGGCGGCCGGGTGGCGAGAGGGACCGCGTCGGTGCGCGGACGGTCGGCGCAGGCCCGCGTGGACCTCGTGCTCGGTTACGGCGGACCGGCGGGCGATGCGGCCCGGACCGTTCAGGACCACGTCGCCGAGCGCACCACCCGCCTGACGGGGCTGCAGGTACCGCCCCCGCGCATCCGTGTCCGCAAGCTCACGACGGCCGGCCGTGGCACGATGCCCGCCGCCGAGGACACGCCCGCCGTACCCGGTCCTGGAGGTACGCGTCGACGCACATGGTCCGAGAGGCGCCTGCCGGTCGCCGCTCTGGCAGCCCTGGCCCTGGGCGGATCCGCCGGACTGCTGCGGGATCTGGCCGCCGCGCACCTCCAGGGGCGAAGGCCCGCGCAGTGGCGGGCCCGGGCGGCCGAATGGCTCACCCACCACGGTCCCGCGACCACCCCGTCCTGGGCCGCGGTGGCACTGGCGCTGGCGGGCGTGTGGATGGTCGCCCTGGCTCTCACCCCGGGACACCGCGGCGACCTGGCGATGGCCGGCTCCGACGAGGAAGTACGGGCCGTCATCAGCCGGCGCTCGGTCCTGCGCCTCCTACGGGCCGCGCTCGCCCAGGCCCCCGCGATCACCGGGATCCGCCTGCGCCTGAGCCGCCGACGGCTGACCGTAAGGGCCCGCTTCACCCACGGGGACGAGGCTTCGGCCCGGGATGCCGTGGCCGAAGCCGTTGCCGCCGTCGTGCGGGAGACCGGTCTGGCCGCACCCCCACGCACCAGCGTCCGCCTGCGCCGGGCCTCCTCACTACGGATGGCTCCCGCACCGAGCAAGGAAGGAGAGCCGGGTGGATCACACGCGTAA
- a CDS encoding low temperature requirement protein A, whose amino-acid sequence MESEHRVSTLELFFDLVFVFTITQLTVLLADDLTLRGAGRVLLIFTVLFWMYGGYAYLTNQVPPDRPVRRLLILLAMGAFLVCALAVPTAFGDGGVAFGLGYLVVVITHSALYSQAHGRGVLWFAMPNALSALSVTAAGLLDGAAALGLWGLALLFQFVTPAISRRATASGPESAEGKTIEEQLGGIGAAHFVERHGLLLIIVFGESIIAVGIGVGSLPLTFGIVVGAFLTLAVGAALWWMYFVRDEGRAEHVFASTTPDRRFKLALRAYYYCFIPMLLGIAAFSAGVKKSIGHLGEQLPAGPALALAGGVACYLAGDVAFRVVLGIRPVRFRALAVVPVLATAAAGMRIGAAWQLTALVLVLVAALAAEARAAGAVVTPVVTPAVTGTTAGPEPATGAAACSGPGVTGS is encoded by the coding sequence ATGGAATCCGAGCATCGCGTCAGCACGCTGGAGCTCTTCTTCGACCTCGTCTTCGTCTTCACCATCACCCAGCTGACGGTGCTGCTCGCGGACGATCTCACCCTGCGCGGTGCCGGGCGGGTGCTGCTGATCTTCACGGTGTTGTTCTGGATGTACGGCGGCTACGCGTACCTGACCAATCAGGTACCGCCCGACCGGCCCGTGCGCCGCCTGCTGATCCTGCTCGCCATGGGGGCGTTCCTGGTGTGCGCCCTGGCCGTGCCGACGGCCTTCGGGGACGGCGGGGTCGCCTTCGGGCTCGGGTACCTGGTCGTCGTGATCACGCACAGCGCCCTGTACAGCCAGGCCCACGGGCGCGGGGTGCTGTGGTTCGCGATGCCGAACGCGCTGTCCGCGCTCTCGGTGACGGCCGCCGGGCTGCTCGATGGGGCCGCGGCCCTGGGCCTGTGGGGCCTGGCCCTCCTGTTCCAGTTCGTCACGCCCGCCATCTCGCGGCGGGCGACGGCCTCCGGGCCCGAATCCGCCGAGGGCAAGACCATCGAGGAGCAGCTCGGGGGGATCGGCGCCGCGCACTTCGTGGAACGGCACGGGCTGCTGCTGATCATCGTGTTCGGCGAGTCGATCATCGCGGTCGGCATCGGCGTGGGCTCGCTGCCGCTGACCTTCGGGATCGTCGTCGGCGCGTTCCTGACGCTGGCCGTCGGGGCCGCCCTGTGGTGGATGTACTTCGTGCGCGACGAGGGCCGCGCCGAGCACGTCTTCGCGAGCACGACCCCGGACAGGCGTTTCAAGCTGGCGCTGCGTGCGTACTACTACTGCTTCATCCCGATGCTGCTGGGGATCGCCGCCTTCTCTGCGGGCGTGAAGAAGAGCATCGGGCACCTGGGCGAGCAGCTTCCGGCCGGGCCCGCCCTCGCGCTCGCGGGCGGGGTGGCCTGCTATCTGGCCGGGGACGTCGCCTTCCGCGTGGTGCTGGGGATCCGGCCGGTACGGTTCCGCGCGCTCGCGGTGGTGCCCGTACTGGCGACCGCCGCGGCGGGCATGCGGATCGGCGCGGCCTGGCAGCTGACCGCGCTGGTCCTGGTGCTCGTGGCCGCGCTGGCGGCCGAGGCCCGCGCCGCCGGGGCGGTCGTGACCCCGGTCGTGACCCCGGCCGTGACCGGGACCACGGCCGGTCCGGAGCCCGCGACGGGTGCCGCCGCGTGCTCCGGACCGGGTGTCACGGGCAGCTGA
- a CDS encoding beta-ketoacyl-ACP synthase III translates to MTGSRVVALGHYQPSKVLTNEDLAAMVDTNDEWIRSRVGIKTRHMAGPDEPVDELAYQAAGKALASAGLTPDDIDLVLVATSTAIDRSPNMAARVAAKLGMGSSPAVMDINVVCSGFTHALATADHAIRAGAATRALVIGADKMTEITDWTDRTTCVLTGDGAGAAVVEACEEPGIGPVLWGSVPSMGNAVRIEGSPPVFAQEGQSVYRWTTSQLPPLARKVCEKAGITPEDLAAVVLHQANLRIIEPLAAKIGAVNAVVARDVVDSGNTSAASIPMALSKLVERGEIPSGAPVLLFGFGGNLSYAGQVISCP, encoded by the coding sequence ATGACCGGTTCACGCGTGGTGGCGCTTGGGCACTACCAGCCCTCGAAGGTGCTCACCAATGAGGACCTCGCCGCCATGGTGGACACCAATGACGAGTGGATCCGCTCCCGCGTCGGGATCAAGACCCGGCACATGGCCGGCCCCGACGAGCCGGTCGACGAGCTGGCCTACCAGGCCGCGGGCAAGGCGCTCGCGAGCGCCGGTCTGACCCCGGACGACATCGACCTCGTCCTCGTCGCCACCTCCACCGCGATCGACCGTTCCCCCAACATGGCCGCCCGCGTCGCGGCCAAGCTCGGGATGGGCTCCAGCCCCGCCGTGATGGACATCAACGTCGTCTGCTCGGGCTTCACCCACGCCCTGGCCACCGCCGACCACGCGATCCGGGCCGGCGCCGCCACCCGCGCCCTGGTCATCGGGGCGGACAAGATGACCGAGATCACCGACTGGACCGACCGCACCACCTGCGTCCTGACCGGCGACGGCGCCGGGGCGGCCGTCGTCGAGGCCTGCGAGGAGCCCGGCATCGGCCCGGTCCTGTGGGGCTCGGTGCCCTCGATGGGCAACGCGGTCCGCATCGAGGGCTCACCGCCGGTCTTCGCCCAGGAGGGCCAGTCCGTCTACCGCTGGACCACCAGCCAGCTCCCCCCGCTCGCCCGCAAGGTCTGCGAGAAGGCCGGGATCACCCCGGAGGACCTGGCCGCGGTCGTCCTCCACCAGGCGAACCTGCGGATCATCGAGCCGCTCGCCGCGAAGATCGGCGCCGTCAACGCCGTCGTCGCCCGCGATGTCGTCGACTCCGGCAACACCTCGGCCGCCTCCATCCCGATGGCCCTGTCCAAGCTGGTCGAGCGCGGCGAGATCCCCTCCGGGGCGCCCGTCCTCCTCTTCGGCTTCGGCGGCAACCTCTCCTACGCCGGCCAGGTCATCAGCTGCCCGTGA